A stretch of the Uranotaenia lowii strain MFRU-FL chromosome 3, ASM2978415v1, whole genome shotgun sequence genome encodes the following:
- the LOC129758475 gene encoding ATP synthase subunit s, mitochondrial-like yields MFARHALQRFSRPRVANLIRGPGSDGGSSRQLWAWINMMFNRVDQDRLKQFGPDRACAEWLLRNGARVKFCNQKQLHVNYNFLPDESVPLAVEEIDGTDSGISSLGFDHLKNLKRLRKIKLHNCVYVENEALDKLKFVVDTLEELEVSSCKNITDQGLLYIKDLKNLKLLSASNLPYVKDMKVVEQELKKYIPNCSIDLQV; encoded by the coding sequence ATGTTTGCTCGCCATGCACTGCAGAGATTCTCCCGTCCAAGAGTGGCGAACCTCATTCGGGGACCTGGCTCGGACGGAGGCAGCTCGCGTCAGCTATGGGCATGGATCAATATGATGTTCAACCGAGTAGATCAGGATCGATTGAAACAATTTGGCCCGGACAGAGCCTGTGCCGAGTGGTTGTTGAGAAATGGAGCCCGGGTTAAGTTCTGCAACCAAAAGCAACTTCACGTTAACTACAACTTTCTACCGGATGAAAGCGTACCACTGGCGGTAGAGGAGATTGACGGTACTGATTCTGGTATAAGTTCGCTAGGATTTGATCATCTTAAAAATCTAAAACGACTGAGAAAAATTAAGCTACACAACTGTGTTTACGTGGAGAACGAGGCTTTGGATAAACTGAAGTTCGTGGTAGATACATTGGAAGAATTGGAAGTGTCCAGCTGCAAAAACATCACCGATCAGGGCTTGCTTTACATAAAGGATCTGAAGAACTTAAAATTGCTTTCTGCAAGTAATCTTCCATATGTTAAAGATATGAAAGTTGTCGAACAAGAATTGAAGAAGTACATACCAAATTGTAGCATCGATTTGCAAGTTTAG
- the LOC129758471 gene encoding DNA-directed RNA polymerase III subunit RPC4-like: METLKIKQEPGLKTKTAPASTAANATQSASPTAAIKTERLSSFRVPRDLTLGGITNGRTPKLAPNKKVYTPNLNAVRNKDTNVKTASTGSKQRVRPERNKDAKSQGRKGNLIQTAGIFSEGLAQRTLQRSKYDKFSTGSSKDPGEAMRRPVLRSEIKVDPEEERKRMRDLFGHDLDDDETMSEETKKYEQGMDMPVKLDNVDYKLKTSALKTEIKDELTPKPEAADLLEAIKADATQNNFFLLQLPDALPAKTDTAESTSSNRKAVDPQSADPTAAVNSNGDQQPEPARCTVRELEEGYIGKVLRYRSGKVKFLLGTTMFDLTMGMDSGFLQELVSISTNPEERSGNIINLASVKAKLNASPDWEYLFQKTG; this comes from the exons ATggaaacgttaaaaatcaaacaagaacCCGGGCTCAAAACGAAAACCGCACCAGCCTCGACAGCAGCAAATGCCACTCAATCTGCCAGCCCCACGGCAGCGATAAAAACGGAACGGCTATCGTCGTTTCGTGTTCCTCGGGACCTCACACTGGGTGGCATCACCAATGGTAGAACTCCGAAGCTAGCTCCCAACAAGAAGGTCTATACGCCAAACCTGAACGCAGTCCGCAATAAAGATAC AAATGTAAAAACAGCTTCCACCGGTTCCAAACAGCGGGTACGTCCGGAACGCAACAAAGACGCGAAAAGCCAGGGTAGGAAAGGAAACCTCATACAGACGGCCGGTATTTTTTCCGAAGGTTTGGCCCAACGAACGTTGCAGCGGTCCAAATATGATAAGTTTTCTACCGGTTCGTCGAAGGATCCGGGCGAAGCAATGCGGCGACCGGTGCTACGATCCGAAATCAAAGTGGACCCGGAGGAAGAACGCAAACGGATGCGGGACCTGTTTGGCCATGATCTGGATGATGACGAGACGATGAGCGAGGAGACGAAAAAATACGAACAGGGAATGGATATGCCCGTTAAGTTGGATAACG TtgattacaaattaaaaacatcGGCTCTCAAGACGGAAATTAAGGACGAACTGACTCCTAAACCGGAAGCTGCCGATTTGCTGGAGGCAATCAAAGCGGACGCAACACAGAACAACTTTTTCCTGCTGCAACTACCGGATGCCTTGCCAGCTAAAACGGATACCGCAGAATCAACATCGTCTAATCGAAAAGCAGTCGACCCTCAATCAGCGGACCCCACTGCTGCTGTTAATAGCAATGGGGACCAGCAGCCGGAACCGGCACGCTGTACCGTCCGTGAATTGGAGGAAGGCTACATCGGTAAGGTGCTACGGTATCGTTCCGGGAAGGTGAAGTTTTTGCTCGGAACTACCATGTTCGATCTAACCATGGGCATGGATAGCGGATTTTTGCAGGAGCTGGTTTCCATTAGCACGAATCCGGAAGAGCGAAGCGGTAATATTATCAATCTGGCCTCCGTCAAAGCCAAATTGAACGCCTCGCCAGATTGGGAATATTTGTTCCAGAAAACGGgttaa
- the LOC129758474 gene encoding probable 28S ribosomal protein S26, mitochondrial, producing MSSVCSLAGMLANKCLLKGPYLPRVLLQYTTVRFRRKPRWLGTAKSKLFRVPERRQQLEDEVNELKRLHNNYHTQMKAVRRFLRDEVEAFKLVSRAGMVIQTPEEEAAEWNEVQRINEDWNRKIAAIRDKRLEEERQQRNNYILERLAAKEQRDQDRLERIEARVRSEKEQAKSFITRDNIDQAIELALVQPVSYNFSLDVGGNIQRNAKTENVKVES from the coding sequence ATGTCCAGCGTGTGCTCTTTGGCTGGCATGTTGGCCAACAAATGTTTGCTCAAGGGACCCTATTTACCGCGAGTTTTGCTGCAATACACCACTGTTCGGTTCCGAAGGAAACCCCGTTGGCTTGGAACGGCAAAAAGCAAACTGTTCCGGGTGCCAGAGCGCCGTCAGCAGCTGGAGGATGAAGTCAACGAACTGAAGCGGCTACACAACAACTATCACACTCAGATGAAAGCCGTCCGTCGTTTCCTGCGGGATGAGGTGGAAGCATTTAAGCTGGTGTCCCGAGCCGGTATGGTTATTCAGACTCCGGAAGAAGAGGCGGCAGAATGGAACGAAGTTCAACGGATAAACGAAGATTGGAACCGTAAAATAGCCGCAATACGGGACAAACGTCTCGAAGAGGAGCGGCAACAACGGAACAACTACATCCTGGAGCGTTTGGCAGCCAAAGAGCAACGTGACCAGGACCGGCTGGAACGGATCGAGGCTCGGGTTCGTAGCGAAAAGGAGCAAGCTAAGAGTTTTATCACCAGAGACAATATCGATCAAGCTATTGAACTCGCCCTGGTTCAGCctgtaagttataatttttcgtTAGATGTGGGTGGTAACATTCAGCGGAACGCAAAGACCGAGAACGTAAAGGTGGAATCCTAA
- the LOC129758454 gene encoding KAT8 regulatory NSL complex subunit 3-like — protein MEHSYSRDFRPMENSQTATTRTLMVHRPPQCPSCHTHGSGSSGHDEGIDLEESYNPPIPSYNEESAKIAMLESENVTKQLRNCNSEDVDWEDRINKLGWSVQQIRLFSKVTKLLDMDRLARLTIEDKQHEPVHRRMVIDKSVGRLRQALASVSWEPRLTQWIHGLLMESLPPSYLAAYIDILQTLKAKLPTMVDKMIFGKPLNISQELVGPILKKPWEPIVAHKNRKLPGQPFIMVVPSGPNMNTTSSRLQKWYALFATMASVIPILMPHHGQAVNKQSLQTVSEQLVAVTRAKIQEVRQEAPNRPIILVGFNAGAALAIQIGLVEPVNSVVCLGFAYNTVNGPRGAPDDHITDITAPVLFVVGQMSAKTSQEEIEHLREKMVAQTSLVVVGSADDCLRVCKSKRKIEGVTQSMVDNMIMDEVAEFATNCLLNPPRPKQSIKDPNGQKSNLLLSNNSSNLAATGGIPNIPATGAASVHAANAAGSRGTTPYTAQNRKRKMSPIAGDHDMNKTLKMNNSRVTPKKIVKPIKPTRAEKMLLHQNQKALDAAIQSILPEPDKGSDVKLLQKTSTPMTNYQISSTPGNNLEIRQSSGPQVVSGLGSSPIVLPMIKRESITTTSLPQQLQIQPTSTPSSIKVIPSNQFIQLKPSNTTQKFISFKSSPKPVVSIVPKQPMSTPSPLAKTTQISPHQQQSFSPTKFTIVRNNTGLSGSSTPTNAGAMLRTTKSPPTPDLSNTNIFDIPIVFADNEGNIQEGSPQKPSIITTKPSASNIVTISSTIPNQSSIKTEPGNRIITLQPSLKPNKVVIINKNNIKQVPANVLTATASAKTTTITPTSGQKFTKVVLSNPLAKTIQSSTPGGIAPGNQVTVTKNLGQIFSSGKLEILNSTIVKPATVVSGTTTTPGTSHQKYQPIIINVDPSKTTTMKNFVRVGETQIRPVGTSQTSVPGTNTITPQLAPGIPGTNTILIKTNSLSHFNATRKPTILNRNITVRKVNIVPGAQTVTASGSTTLGTPQQLPQAQQQQHQQHQAQQQPKAP, from the exons ATGGAACACAGCTATTCGCGTGATTTCCGACCGATGGAAAACAGTCAGACGGCAACGACGCGGACACTGATGGTGCACCGACCACCACAGTGTCCCTCATGTCACACCCATGGCAGCGGAAGCAGCGGCCATGATGAAGGGATCGATCTGGAGGAATCGTACAATCCTCCGATTCCATCCTACAATGAAGAGAGTGCTAAAATAGCGATGCTGGAAAGCGAAAATGTAACCAAACAGTTGAGAAACTGCAACTCCGAGGACGTCGACTGGGAGGACCGCATAAACAA ACTTGGATGGTCGGTGCAGCAGATTCGGCTCTTCAGTAAAGTAACTAAACTGTTGGACATGGATCGTTTGGCCCGGTTGACGATTGAGGACAAACAGCATGAACCGGTACACAGGAGGATGGTTATTGACAAATCGGTGGGTCGTCTCCGGCAAGCTTTGGCCAGTGTGTCCTGGGAACCGCGACTTACCCAATGGATTCACGGATTGCTTATGGAAAGTCTTCCGCCGAGCTATCTGGCAGCATACATCGACATACTACAAACATTGAAAGCGAAACTTCCCACGATGGTCGATAAGATGATTTTCGGGAAGCCGTTGAACATCAGTCAGGAATTGGTGGGTCCGATACTGAAGAAACCCTGGGAACCGATCGTTGCTCACAAAAACAGGAAACTTCCGGGGCAGCCCTTCATTATGGTGGTTCCCTCGGGGCCAAATATGAACACCACTAGCAGTCGGTTACAGAAATGGTACGCTTTGTTCGCTACAATGGCCTCCGTAATTCCGATATTGATGCCGCATCATGGGCAAGCCGTTAACAAGCAAAGTCTCCAAACTGTTTCGGAACAGTTAGTAGCCGTTACGAGGGCCAAAATTCAAGAAGTTCGACAAGAAGCCCCTAACAGGCCGATAATCCTGGTTGGATTTAACGCTGGAGCAGCGTTGGCCATCCAAATTGGCCTGGTCGAGCCCGTTAACAGCGTTGTATGTTTAGGATTCGCCTACAACACAGTCAATGGGCCGCGAGGTGCACCCGACGACCACATCACGGACATTACGGCTCCTGTATTGTTCGTCGTTGGGCAAATGTCCGCTAAAACGAG TCAAGAGGAAATCGAGCACCTGCGGGAGAAAATGGTTGCCCAGACTTCACTTGTCGTGGTTGGCTCCGCGGACGATTGTCTAAGGGTGTGCAAATCCAAGAGGAAAATCGAAGGTGTGACTCAATCGATGGTAGATAACATGATTATGGATGAAGTTGCTGAGTTCGCTACCAACTGTTTGCTGAACCCACCTCGCCCTAAGCAAAGCATCAAAGATCCTAATGGGCAGAAGTCCAATTTGTTGCTGTCAAACAACAGCAGTAATCTGGCTGCTACTGGTGGAATTCCGAATATTCCGGCGACTGGTGCAGCATCTGTACATGCTGCAAATGCAGCCGGTAGTCGCGGCACTACACCTTACACAGCCCAAAATCGTAAACGAAAAATGAGTCCGATAGCCGGGGACCACGACAtgaataaaacattgaaaatgaacaacaGTAGGGTAACTCCAAAGAAAATTGTCAAGCCGATTAAACCAACACGTGCTGAAAAGATgcttttacatcaaaatcagAAAGCTTTAGATGCGGCTATTCAAAGCATTCTGCCCGAACCGGACAAg GGCTCTGACGTTAAACTGTTGCAAAAAACATCTACACCGATGACAAATTACCAAATATCATCTACTCCCGGAAACAATCTTGAAATACGTCAATCATCTGGCCCCCAGGTTGTTTCGGGATTGGGCAGTTCTCCAATTGTGCTGCCAATGATCAAAAGAGAATCGATAACCACCACGTCTTTACCACAGCAGTTACAAATTCAACCAACTTCTACGCCATCAAGCATCAAGGTGATTCCATCGAATCAATTCATCCAGCTCAAGCCATCGAACACGACACAAAAATTCATTTCCTTCAAGTCTTCACCGAAACCGGTCGTATCCATAGTCCCGAAGCAGCCCATGTCTACGCCCAGCCCTCTTGCCAAAACCACACAAATTTCACCGCATCAGCAACAGTCCTTCAGTCCGACCAAATTTACGATTGTTCGCAACAATACAGGTCTCAGTGGCAGTTCTACACCCACAAATGCTGGCGCAATGCTCAGGACCACCAAATCACCACCGACTCCTGATTTATCGAAcacaaatattttcgatattcCTATCGTTTTCGCGGACAATGAGGGTAACATACAAGAAGGATCACCCCAGAAACCCAGCATTATTACAACTAAACCATCTGCTTCAAATATTGTGACTATCTCATCGACCATTCCCAACCAATCGAGCATAAAAACTGAGCCGGGTAACCGAATTATCACACTGCAACCATCACTGAAGCCGAACAAGGTGGTCAtcatcaacaaaaacaacataaaacaggTTCCGGCAAATGTGCTGACCGCTACGGCTTCGGCGAAGACCACCACTATCACTCCGACTTCTGGACAGAAGTTTACCAAAGTTGTATTATCCAATCCGCTCGCCAAGACCATTCAATCAAGTACACCCGGTGGAATAGCTCCCGGAAACCAGGTCACTGTCACGAAGAATCTCGGACAAATTTTTTCTAGCGGTAAACTGGAAATTTTGAACAGCACCATCGTAAAACCTGCTACGGTTGTTTCTGGCACCACTACAACACCCGGAACTTCACATCAGAAGTATCAACCGATAATCATCAACGTTGATCCGTCAAAAACGACAACGATGAAAAACTTCGTGCGTGTTGGTGAAACGCAGATTCGGCCTGTGGGAACTTCCCAGACTAGTGTCCCCGGAACCAACACCATCACTCCTCAGCTGGCACCGGGTATCCCTGGCACCAACACCATTCTCATTAAAACGAACTCTCTGTCCCATTTCAATGCTACTCGAAAACCGACCATTTTGAATCGGAACATCACCGTTCGCAAAGTGAATATCGTTCCCGGGGCGCAGACGGTAACGGCAAGTGGATCGACTACGTTAGGAACGCCGCAACAGCTACCACAAGCgcaacagcagcaacatcaGCAACATCAAGCCCAGCAACAGCCCAAGGCGCCATAG
- the LOC129758462 gene encoding V-type proton ATPase catalytic subunit A, translating into MSNLKKIADEDRESKFGYVFAVSGPVVTAERMSGSAMYELVRVGYFELVGEIIRLEGDMATIQVYEETSGVTVGDPVLRTGKPLSVELGPGIMGSIFDGIQRPLKDINELTSSIYIPKGVNLPALSKTQSWGFQPLNVKVGSHITGGDLYGLVHENTLVKHKLIVPPRVKGTVRYIAPPGNYTVDDIVLETEFDGEINKHSMLQVWPVRQPRPVTEKLPANHPLLTGQRVLDSLFPCVQGGTTAIPGAFGCGKTVISQSLSKYSNSDVIVYVGCGERGNEMSEVLRDFPELSVEIDGVTESIMKRTALVANTSNMPVAAREASIYTGITLSEYFRDMGYNVSMMADSTSRWAEALREISGRLAEMPADSGYPAYLGARLASFYERAGRVKCLGNPEREGSVSIVGAVSPPGGDFSDPVTSATLGIVQVFWGLDKKLAQRKHFPSINWLISYSKYMRALDDFYDKNFQEFVPLRTKVKEILQEEEDLSEIVQLVGKASLAETDKITLEVAKLLKDDFLQQNSYSAYDRFCPFYKTVGMLRNMIGFFDMARHAVETTAQSENKITWNVIRDAMGNIMYQLTSMKFKDPVKDGEAKIKADYDQLYEDMQQAFRNLED; encoded by the exons ATGTCAAATCTGAAGAAGATTGCCGACGAGGACCGGGAGTCCAAGTTCGGATATGTATTTGCCGTATCCGGTCCCG TCGTAACGGCCGAACGTATGTCCGGTTCCGCTATGTACGAGCTGGTTCGTGTCGGTTACTTCGAGCTGGTCGGAGAGATCATCCGTCTGGAGGGTGACATGGCTACCATTCAGGTATACGAGGAAACGTCCGGCGTTACCGTTGGTGACCCGGTGCTGCGTACCGGAAAGCCACTATCGGTCGAGCTAGGCCCtg GTATTATGGGTAGCATCTTTGACGGTATCCAGCGTCCACTGAAGGATATTAACGAGCTGACCAGCTCCATCTATATCCCGAAAGGTGTGAACTTGCCCGCTTTGTCCAAAACACAAAGCTGGGGATTCCAGCCGTTGAACGTGAAGGTTGGCTCGCACATCACCGGGGGAGATCTGTACGGTCTTGTTCACGAGAATACCCTGGTCAAGCACAAACTGATCGTGCCACCCCGCGTGAAGGGTACGGTGCGCTACATTGCGCCACCTGGCAACTACACTGTAGATGACATTGTGCTGGAAACGGAATTCGATGGTGAAATCAACAAGCACAGCATGTTGCAGGTGTGGCCTGTCCGTCAGCCCCGTCCAGTGACAGAGAAACTGCCCGCCAACCATCCGCTGCTGACTGGACAACGTGTGTTGGATTCCTTGTTCCCTTGCGTCCAGGGTGGTACCACTGCCATTCCCGGTGCTTTCGGTTGTGGAAAGACTGTCATTTCCCAGTCGCTGTCCAAGTACTCTAACTCCGATGTCATCGTTTACGTCGGTTGCGGAGAACGTGGTAACGAAATGTCTGAAGTATTGCGTGATTTCCCTGAACTCTCCGTGGAAATTGACGGTGTCACTGAGTCTATCATGAAGCGTACTGCCCTGGTTGCCAACACTTCCAACATGCCTGTCGCTGCTCGTGAAGCCTCTATCTACACTGGTATCACTTTGTCTGAATACTTCCGTGATATGGGTTACAACGTATCCATGATGGCTGATTCCACCTCCCGTTGGGCCGAAGCCCTTCGAGAAATCTCCGGTCGTCTCGCTGAAATGCCTGCCGATTCCGGTTACCCAGCCTATCTGGGTGCCCGTCTGGCCTCCTTCTACGAACGTGCCGGTCGCGTCAAGTGTCTCGGAAATCCGGAACGTGAAGGTTCGGTCTCCATCGTCGGTGCCGTATCGCCACCTGGTGGTGATTTCTCCGATCCCGTTACTTCGGCCACTCTGGGTATCGTACAGGTGTTCTGGGGTTTGGACAAAAAACTTGCCCAGCGTAAGCACTTCCCCTCGATCAACTGGTTGATTTCTTACAG TAAATACATGCGTGCCCTGGATGACTTCTATGACAAGAACTTCCAAGAGTTTGTGCCATTGCGTACCAAGGTCAAGGAGATCCTGCAGGAAGAAGAGGATCTGTCCGAAATCGTGCAACTGGTCGGTAAGGCTTCCCTGGCCGAAACCGATAAGATCACTCTGGAAGTGGCCAAACTGCTGAAGGACGATTTCCTGCAGCAAAACTCGTATTCGGCCTACGATCGATTCTGTCCGTTCTACAAGACGGTCGGCATGCTGCGAAACATGATTGGCTTCTTCGATATGGCCCGCCATGCCGTGGAAACAACCGCCCAGTCCGAGAACAAGATCACCTGGAACGTGATCCGAGATGCGATGGGCAACATTATGTACCAGTTGACGTCCATGAAGTTCAAG GACCCGGTGAAGGATGGCGAAGCCAAGATCAAGGCCGATTACGATCAGCTGTACGAGGACATGCAACAGGCTTTCCGTAATCTGGAGGACTAA
- the LOC129758455 gene encoding polyphosphoinositide phosphatase-like produces the protein MESSHKFYPWISSIQKVALFETKSKLYLIGSNSRETRFRLLEIDRKSPELLIHEDPNELVKSDIRKFVQSRSFVRSISAYGVLGFVKFLEGYYLILVTKRTRCAFIGKHIIYTIKDTAMIRVNEAPVGKQVHPLEQRYVKMFNNVDLKSNFYFSYSYDLTRSLQYNESVPRFVGTSSDIEKDEPLVWKSSADGEKATYAFRGVSRDRFVWNSYLLKPMDTILQKDWKLEVIHGFVSQSSISIFGRPIYVCLIARRSTRYAGTRFLKRGANYFGDVANEVETEQIVIDGNRLCSFTQLRGSVPSHWSQDVSKMVPKPQIALDLSDPYGETSGKHYERLMFHYGAPIIILNLVKKREKRRHESVLSDEMLSGVEYLNQFLPPQHYIKYIDFDMARKSRGKGSVMESLAKYAESVIQQTGMFFLDEDTRTEQTGIARTNCVDCLDRTNTAQFAIGKCVLAYQLYELGFLKERKLEFESDCVTMLENLYEDHGDTLALQYGGSQLVHRIKTYRKTAAWASQGNDIIQTLSRYCSNTFSDTEKQHSINLFLGYYIPSQSEVNKSTHIWDLETDFYIHNSRIDLVREISPEPLTAWVKPFVMKHLPYSTSDKNRVVKELIKLHSQEVEIIDYYSNFYYDFKLTFFEEHIAYQISHLARNFVPTFRTNFSPFEPVRRGDMGVMKNPSLTGHSSTGSNNSSSSSMEDDSDSEDDDRSVRNTAPSSSANSSRAEDPITISSMFPTTGDMYGFEIKPPKKADMIKYQKYVQMNRICNPNKYVGVKQDQIPQNQSYHLQNQPSPSDSIVIQNDEIYVRKDANLTISEDIPIPTVSAESIDIYRKYCELREAALEPREVDPVIQKYMQILTLH, from the exons ATGGAAAGCAGCCATAAGTTCTATCCTTGGATAAGCTCAATTCAGAAAGTGGcactttttgaaacaaaatcg AAACTTTACCTTATTGGAAGTAACAGTAGGGAAACACGATTTCGCCTTCTGGAAATTGACCGAAAATCACCGGAACTGTTGATCCATGAAGATCCGAATGAGCTGGTCAAAAGCGATATCCGCAAGTTCGTCCAGTCCCGTTCTTTCGTGCGCTCAATTAGCGCTTACGGTGTCCTgggttttgtcaaatttcttgAGGGTTACTACTTGATCCTGGTGACCAAACGAACACGATGTGCCTTCATCGGGAAGCACATCATCTACACCATAAAAGATACCGCGATGATTCGAGTCAATGAAGCTCCGGTCGGTAAACAGGTTCACCCCCTGGAGCAGCGTTACGTCAAAATGTTTAACAATGTTGATTTGAAGAGTAACTTCTACTTCAGCTACAGTTATGATCTTACTCGGAGCTTACAGTATAACGAATCAGTGCCGAGGTTTGTTGGAACTAGCAGTGATATCGAAAAAGATGAACCATTGGTGTGGAAAAGTAGCGCTGACGGTGAGAAAGCTACGTATGCATTCCGAGGCGTGTCAAGGGATCGGTTTGTTTGGAATAGTTATCTTCTGAAACCGATGGATACAATTTTGCAGAAAGACTGGAAGCTGGAAGTCATTCACGGTTTTGTGAGCCAATCGAGTATAAGCATTTTTGGTAGGCCTATTTATGTGTGCTTGATTGCGAGACGAAGTACCAGATATGCCGGAACAAG ATTTCTCAAGCGCGGTGCAAACTATTTCGGAGACGTCGCCAACGAGGTGGAAACTGAGCAGATCGTTATAGATGGTAATCGGTTGTGTAGCTTTACGCAACTGCGTGGTTCCGTACCATCTCATTGGTCACAAGATGTAAGCAAAATGGTTCCAAAGCCTCAAATAGCGCTAGATCTGTCCGATCCTTATGGGGAAACCTCTGGCAAACACTATGAACGATTGATGTTCCACTATGGCGCACcgataattattttaaatttggttaaaaagcGAGAAAAACGAAGACATGAAAGTGTGTTGAGCGACGAAATGCTATCGGGAGTGGAATACTTGAACCAATTCCTCCCGCCTCAACATTACATCAAATATATTGATTTTGATATGGCTCGCAAAAGTCGTGGCAAAGGTAGTGTAATGGAAAGCTTAGCGAAGTACGCAGAAAGCGTCATTCAACAGACGGGTATGTTCTTTTTGGATGAAGACACTCGAACTGAGCAAACCGGTATCGCTAGGACAAACTGTGTAGATTGTTTAGATAGAACCAACACTGCCCAGTTTGCTATTGGAAAATGTGTACTTGCTTATCAACTGTACGAACTAGGTTTCTTGAAGGAgagaaaacttgaatttgaatcgGACTGTGTTACCATGCTGGAGAACTTGTATGAAGATCATGGAGATACTTTAGCTTTGCAGTACGGTGGTTCCCAGTTGGTGCATAGAATTAAAACTTATAGGAAAACGGCAGCCTGGGCATCCCAGGGAAATGATATAATTCAAACGTTGAGTCGATACTGTAGCAATACATTCAGCGATACTGAAAAACAGCAcagtataaatttgtttttagggTATTACATTCCATCGCAATCTGAAGTTAACA AATCGACGCACATTTGGGATCTTGAAACGGATTTCTATATCCACAATTCCCGTATAGATCTTGTCAGAGAAATATCTCCGGAACCACTAACGGCCTGGGTGAAGCCTTTCGTCATGAAACATTTGCCATACTCTACTAGTGATAAAAATCGAGTTGTCAAAGAGCTTATAAAGTTGCACAGCCAAGAAGTTGAAATCATCGATTACTATTCCAACTTTTACTATGATTTTAAGTTGACCTTTTTTGAGGAACACATCGCTTACCAAATAAGCCACTTGGCTAGGAACTTCGTACCCACATTCCGTACCAATTTCAGTCCTTTTGAACCGGTACGCCGCGGGGATATGGGTGTTATGAAGAACCCTTCGCTGACTGGACATTCATCAACTGGCTCCAATAACAGTTCCTCTTCGAGCATGGAGGATGATTCGGACTCGGAAGACGATGACCGTAGCGTGCGAAACACGGCACCAAGCAGCAGTGCTAACAGTAGTAGGGCTGAAGATCCCATCACTATAAGTAGTATGTTTCCGACCACTGGGGATATGTACGGTTTCGAAATCAAACCACCGAAGAAGGCGGAcatgatcaa GTACCAAAAGTATGTTCAAATGAACCGCATTTGTAATCCGAACAAATATGTAGGTGTAAAGCAAGACCAGATTCCTCAGAATCAATCGTACCACTTGCAAAATCAACCGTCTCCTTCCGATAGCATCGTGATTCAGAACGACGAAATCTACGTTCGAAAGGATGCGAATTTAACGATATCTGAGGACATTCCCATCCCGACAGTCAGTGCTGAAAGTATTGACATCTACCGGAAGTACTGTGAGCTGCGAGAAGCCGCTCTGGAACCAAGAGAAGTGGATCCTGTCATCCAGAAATACATGCAAATATTAACCcttcattaa